One segment of Gopherus flavomarginatus isolate rGopFla2 chromosome 8, rGopFla2.mat.asm, whole genome shotgun sequence DNA contains the following:
- the TIMM8A gene encoding mitochondrial import inner membrane translocase subunit Tim8 A, with protein sequence MRGEVIIPRRASCWQTREGRSRGRAVCPEPVMEASSPAGLGATDPQLQHFIEVETQKQRFQQLVHQMTELCWEKCMDKPGPKLDSRAETCFVNCVERFIDTSQFILNRLEQTQKSKSAFSESLSD encoded by the exons ATGCGTGGTGAGGTGATCATCCCCCGCCGAGCAAGCTGCTGGCAGACACGTGAAGGTCGCTCCCGGGGGCGAGCTGTGTGCCCGGAGCCCGTCATGGAGGCCTCGTCTCCCGCGGGCCTGGGCGCCACTGACCCGCAGCTGCAGCATTTCATCGAGGTGGAGACCCAGAAGCAGCGCTTCCAGCAGCTGGTGCATCAGATGACCGAGCTGTGCTGG GAGAAATGCATGGACAAGCCTGGGCCCAAGCTGGACAGTCGGGCAGAGACCTGTTTTGTGAACTGTGTTGAGCGCTTCATAGATACTAGTCAGTTTATTCTGAACCGGTTGGAGCAGACACAGAAATCCAAGTCAGCCTTCTCAGAGAGCCTGTCTGACTGA